The genomic region AATGTTGGTGACGAAGCGGTGGGGGAGGCCGCGCGCCTCCAGGGCGCCGAGGAGCTCCCGCGCGCCGGGCAGCACCTCCTCCCCGGCGTAGAGCACGCCCTCGAGGTCCATGACCACGGCTTTCAGGTCGCGGAACATGGCGTTCACCCCCCCAAGCCCCCCCTTGCCAAGGGGGGGCTTGGGGGGGTGCAGGCGCGGACATTCCCGAGACGCTCGATCATCCGCCACCCCGCAAGGCTAGACCCCCCGCGCGACTTGAGCCGGGCGATCTCGCCGGGCCCCCTCGCGGAGGACCGTTTCGGCGGGCTCGCCCGCCCGAGGGGCAGGGCGCCCCCCTCCCCGCTCATCCGGCCCGGAGCTTGGCCGCGCGCCGGGCCGCCGACGCCCCGGCCAGCCGGCCGTAGACCGCCCCAAGGGTGAGGCCCGCCCCGCCCGGGTAGTTGAAGTAGTAGACGCCCCCCACCAGCTCGCCCGCCGCGAAGAGGCCCGGGATGACCGCGTTCTCGGTGTTCAGCACCTCGGCCTTGGTGTTCACGCGCACGCCGCCGAAGGTGAAGGTGATCCCGGTCGTGACGCCGTAGGCGACGTAAGGGGGCGCGTCGAGGGGCAGCGCCCAGTTCGACTTCGGGGGGTCGATGCCCACGGTGCACTTGCCGTCCTTGATCGTCGGGTCGTACTCGACGTCCTTCCGGATCGAGGCGTTGTACTCCTTCACCGTCTTGACGAAGCCCCCGACGTCGATCTCCATCCCCTCGGCGAGCTTCTCCAGGGTGCCCGCCTCGACCTTCGTCACCTCGCGGATGCGGTACTCGGCGCGGAGCATGTGGACGACCTTCTGGTCGAACACCTGCCAGGCCGTGCGCCGCGGCTGCTTGAGGACGACGTGCCCGTACTTCGCGTAGGTGTAGTTGCGGAAGTCGGCCCCCTCGTCCAGGAAGCGCCTGCCCTCGACGTTCACCAGGATGCCGAAGGGGTAGGAGTGCTTCTGGTAGGACTCGCCCACGGTCAGGCTCCCGTACGGGGGCGAGTTGAGGTCCCACTGGACGGCGTGGCAGCCGCTCCAGTGGCCGTAGGACTGCGCGCCGATCTCGAGCGCCATGCGGATGCCGTCGCCCGTGTTGTAGGGCGTGCCCCGGACCCGGGCCAGCTCCCAGCCGGGGCCGAGGTAGCGGCAGCGCATCTCGGCGTTCGCCTCGAAGCCGCCCGAGGCCAGCACCACCGAGGGGGCGTGGACCTCGTAGGGCCCCTCCGGGCCCCGCGCCTCGGCGCCCGTGACGGCGCCGCTCTGGTGGTCGGTGAGCAGCCTCGCCGCCTTCGTCTCGAAGCGGATCTCGATGTCTGTCTTCTTCACGGCGTCGAGGAGCGAGTCGATGAGGCCCCGGCCCCCGCCCACGATCTCGAGGACCAGGCCGCCCCAGAAGCGCAGCTTGCCGCCGACCTTGAAGGCCTGCCGCCCGGCGGCGGGGACGAGCCGGAGGCCCTTCGTCCGCATCCACTTCAGGGTCGGGAGGGATTCGCCGATGAGGGTCGAGGCCAGGTCGCCGTCGGTCTCGTACTCGGTCAGGCGGGCCAGGTCGTCGAAAAACTGCTCGCTCGTGTAGGCCGGGATCTCGTACGTGGCCTTCTCCTCGTCGGAGAGATCCGGCACGAGTTCATAGATGTCCTCGACGCCCTTGAAGGCGAAGCGGAAGAGCCCGCCCGAGAACGCCGAGTTCCCGCCCCGCCACGCCTCGGGCGCCTTCTCCAGCACCAGCACCCTGGCGCCCCCGTCGTGGGCCGAGAGCGCCGCGCACAGCGCCGCGTTCCCGCAGCCGACCACCACCACGTCGAACCGCTCGCTTGCCTTGGCCATGCCTCGAGACCCCCTTGCTCCCGTGAAACCGGCCTCCTGTCCGTCCACGAACGGTGATCCGGCCCATCGTAGCACGATTCATTTTCCCGGCCCCGCGGCCCTCCGCCTCCCGGCTCACCGGTCCACTTCCGCCTGCACCTCCTGGAGGAGGTACATGGAGAGGACGATGCTGGCCACCACCCCCATCAGGATGACGGAGTAGAGCTTCTGGTCGAGGAAGCCCTCCTGCAGGCCCACGCTCGCGGCGATGATCCCGAAGGTGAGCTGGTAGTTCAGCAGGACGCCCGCGAAGTGGCCGTTCAGGCTCGTGAGCAGCCGGGTGGCCACCCGGGCGGCCAGGTATTTCAGCCCGTACACCACCGCGAACAGAAGGGCGGCGACCCCCGCCACTTTAAGATCGATGACGCGGAGGTTCATCTGCGCGCCCGCGTGGAGGAAGAAGATCGGCGCCAGCAGGCTGAAGACGATTCCGCGGAGCTTCACCTCGAGCTCCTCGTGGTCCACGGCCAGCTCGCCCAGCACCAGCCCCACCGTGAAGGCGACGATGGCGGGATGGATGCCGGCGTGCCCCGACAGGAACCCGAGGCCCAGGAGGACCATCAGGAGGAAGCGCATCTCGAACTCGACCGCGTTCCCCCGGTAGCGCCGCAGGACCCACCGGCTCAGGCGGGGAAGCCCGATGAGGGTCGGGATGACGAACGCCAGGAAGACGGCCGTCCCCCACCCCACGTTCCCCAGGGTGGCCGCGAGGAGGACCATGCTCAGCACGTCCACCACCGAGGCCGCCCCCATCAAGGTGGCGCCGCTCTGCTGGCCGAGAAGGTTCCGGTCCTTGAGGGACTGGTAGGTCAAGGCCAGCGAAGTCGTGGAGAGCCCCACCCCCATGAGCAGCGAAACCTTGGGGGGCAGGGAGAGCAGATAGTGGCAGACCGCGAAGAGCCCGGCGACGGGGACCAGGAGGGAGGCCATGCCGATGCCCACGCTCGCCTTCCAGGTGGCGCGGATTCGGTTGACGTCCACCTCGAAGCCCGCCATGAACATCAGCGCGAGGATGCCGAAATGCGCCAGGAAGTTGAACCATTCGACGGCGATCAGCCCCTGGACGAAGAAGCCGAGCAGCATCCCCGCGAAGATCTCGGTCACGGCGCCGGAGATGCGGAACTCCAGCGCCAGCACCCCCGCCGCGATGAGGACAACGGCCACCGAGAGCGACGGATCCAGGCTCAATGGGAGCGCCTTCTCGTCGGGACAATGAAGCCGGCCCGGGACGGATGAGCCGGATTGGCAAACGGTCGTTCATCCTAGCATTTTCGCGCCGCCCCCGCCCCCGGGGCTCCGCGTTGGTGGTGTCCTGATTCGGCCGTACTCTTGTCATTCCGAGCGCAGCGAGGAATCTGCTTTTGCTGGAGAAGCAGATTCCTCGGTCGCTCCGCTCCCTCGGAATGACAAGGCAGGCCCGCTGCAAAGTAGGACACCACCTCCGCGTCGGGTGGTGGCCTGTCTGCTGTTGTCATTCCGAACCCGGCATTCCCTCTCCCTCTGGGAGAGGGCCGGGGTGAGGGGATATTGGCGGCGGAGGCCTCTCACGCAAACTGGTTCAGTATCCCGCGTTGACCCGCCCCCGGCCGGGGGGGAGAATCCCCCCGCGTCTTTCCCCAGCGAGGAGGCATCCCATGCCGCATCCCCTGTTCGACCTCTCCGGCCGCAAGGCGCTCGTCACCGGCGCGGGGCGGGGCATCGGGCGCACCCTGGCGGTGGGCCTCGCCCAGGCCGGGGCGGACGTGGCCCTGGCCGACATCGACCTCTCCCAGGCCGGGGAGGCCAAGGCCCAGATCGAGGCCCTCGGCCGCCGCTGCGCCCTCATCCGGGCGGACGTGACCGACATGGCCTCGGCCGAGCGCATGGTGGCCGAGGCGGCGGACGCCCTGGGCGGGCTGACCATCCTGGTGAACAACGCGGGCACGAACGTGCGCAAGACGCTGGACGAGGTGACCGAGGCCGACTGGGACAAGGTCCTCGACCTCAACCTCAAGAGCTACTTCTTCATCACCCGGCGGGCGGGGCAGGAGATGCGGAAGGCGGGGGGCGGAAAGGTGATCAACCTCGCCTCGCTCATGGGCTGGAGCGTCTTCCGCAGCCCGCGCGGCCAGACCTACGGGCCCTACGCCTCGAGCAAGGGGGGGGTCATCTCCCTCACCCGCTCCTTCGCGGTCGAGTGGGGGAAGGCCAACATCCAGGTGAACGCCATCTGCCCCACCTTCATCGAGACCCCCCTGACCCAGGTGCTGAAGGAGGACAAGGCCGTCTACGACGCCATCTGCCTGCGCACCCCGATGGGCCGCTTCGGCCGGATGGAGGAGCTGGTGGGGCCGTGCATCTTCCTGGCCTCGGCCGCGAGCGACCTGGTGACGGGGATTTCTCTGCTCGTGGACGGGGGCTGGCACGCGGGGTAGGCCCCGCCGCTCACCTCCCCGGCCGCGCCTCGGGGTTGGGGTTCCCGACGGTGCCGGGCAGGCAGCTCAGCTGGACGTAGCCCCCGGCCGGGCTGAGAAAGGTGTAGGGGAGGGTGGTGGGGCTGTAGCCGCGCTCCTGGGCGTAGCGGCCGCGCGACTCGCGGCACTCCTGCAGGGACTCGAAGCCGTCCACCACGCTCCAGCGGAGCTCGATCCCCGCCCCCGAGCTCTCCCACAGCACCCACGCGAAGGCGACGGCGGCGGCCGCGCGGACCCTTCTCCTGCCGGACATGGCTCCCTCCTCCTCCCGCCCCCCCGCTCGCGGCGGCATGCCCATGCAGGATCATCCCCCCGGGATTAAAATGGAATGAGGTGCTGCCCTGAGCCGGACCGCGGGTGAATCCATGAAGCGCGCGCTTCTCCTGATGACGACGGCCACCTACCGGGCCAAGGCCTTCCTGGAGGCGGCCCGGGCGGCCGGGGTGCGGGTGGCGGTCGGCACCGACCGCCCCGACGTGCTGGGGGACCTCAACCCGGGGGGCTCGCTCACCCTGGACTTCCTGAAGCCGGAGCGGGAGGCGGGGGCCATCGCGGCCTTCGCGGAGCGCTACCCCCTCGACGCCATCGTGCCCGTCGACGAGGACACCACCATCCTGGGCGCCCTGGCGGCGGAGCGGCTCGGGCTCCCCTATCACCCGCCCGGGGCCGCCCGCGCCGCCCGGAGCAAGTACCAGCTCCGCCAGGTGCTCTCGGAGGAGGGCATCCCGGCGCCGGGCTTCCGCCTCCTGGCCGCCGAGGAGGACCCGGCCAGGCTCGCCCGGACGGTCCGCTACCCCTGCGTCTTGAAGCCCACCTTCCTCTCGGCGAGCCGGGGGGTGATCCGCGCCAATGACGAAAGAGAGTTCGAGGCGGCCTTCCGGCGGGTCGCGGCCATCCTGCGGGAGCCGGGCACGGCCGGGCGCGGGGGGGCGGAGGCGGGGATGATCCTGGCCGAGGACTACATCCCCGGGATCGAGGTGGCGCTCGAGGGCCTGATGATCCGGGGCGAGCTCCACGCCCTCGCCCTCTTCGACAAGCCCGACCCGATGGAGGGGCCCTTCTTCGAGGAGACGATCTACGTCACGCCCTCGCGCCTGCCGCGCGCCAAGCAGGAGGAGATCGCCCGCCAGGCCGGGCGGGCCGCGCGGGCGCTGGGCCTCCGCGAGGGGCCGGTGCACGCCGAGTTCCGGCTGAACGAGGGCGGCGTCTGGCCGCTCGACATCGCCGGGCGCTCCATCGGGGGGAGGTGCTCGGAGGCCCTGAGCTTCGGGGACGGGCTCCCGCTCGAGACGCTCATCCTCTGCCAGGCGCTGGGCGTGGCGCCGCCCTCCCTGGAGCGGGAGGGGGAGGCCTCGGGCGTCATGATGATCCCCATCCCGGCGGCGGGGGTGCTGCGGGGGGTGGAGGGGAAGGAGGAGGCCCTGGCGGTGCCGGGGGTGCGGGGGGTGGAGATCGCCATCCACGCGGGCGGGCGGGTGGTGCCCCTCCCCGAGGGGGAGAAGTACCTGGGCTTCATCTTCGCCAAGGGGAAGACGCCCGAGGAGGCCGAGGCGGCCCTGCGCCGGGCCCACGCCCGGCTGAAATTCCGGATCGACCCAGAGGATAAGGAACCCGAGGCAGAAACGTAGGGGCGTTCGATGGAACGCCCCTCCTCATGTATGCCCCGGCGAGGAGCATCCAGGAACAATCACGAGGACTCCGGGAATGCCCGCCCGCATGTAGGGGCGGTTCGCGAACCGCCCCTACACCGCAAATGACGCCGCGGCCTCGCCCCCGGACCACATCCGAAGCCGCCCCAAAATGTAGGGGCGTCCCATGGAACGCCCCTACGGAGATTCGGTGCCGCGACCGCGCTATTTCTTGCTGGGCGCGTAGTAGGGATTGGCGCCCGAGGCGTGGTCGGTGGTGTCCACCACCTCGATGTCGGGGTCGAGCTGCTGGAGCCGGGCCTGGACGCCCGACTTGAGCGTCACGTCCGCCATGCCGCAGCCCGCGCAGCCCCCGCCCATCTGGACGAAGACCTTCTTGTCCTCCACGTCGAGCACGGTGATGTGGCCGCCGTGCATGGCCACCGCGGGGTTGATCTCGGTGTCGATGATCTCCTGGATCTGGGTGGCGAGGAGGTTGTCCCCCTCCTTGCGCTCCCGGGTGACCTTGAAGCCGCTGGAAGGGCCTTCCTCGATGTAATCGATGAGGGCGGCCTCGGCCCGGGCCAGGTGCTCGGGGGTGGAATAGACGCCCACGAGCGGGG from Candidatus Tectomicrobia bacterium harbors:
- the tcuA gene encoding FAD-dependent tricarballylate dehydrogenase TcuA, with translation MAKASERFDVVVVGCGNAALCAALSAHDGGARVLVLEKAPEAWRGGNSAFSGGLFRFAFKGVEDIYELVPDLSDEEKATYEIPAYTSEQFFDDLARLTEYETDGDLASTLIGESLPTLKWMRTKGLRLVPAAGRQAFKVGGKLRFWGGLVLEIVGGGRGLIDSLLDAVKKTDIEIRFETKAARLLTDHQSGAVTGAEARGPEGPYEVHAPSVVLASGGFEANAEMRCRYLGPGWELARVRGTPYNTGDGIRMALEIGAQSYGHWSGCHAVQWDLNSPPYGSLTVGESYQKHSYPFGILVNVEGRRFLDEGADFRNYTYAKYGHVVLKQPRRTAWQVFDQKVVHMLRAEYRIREVTKVEAGTLEKLAEGMEIDVGGFVKTVKEYNASIRKDVEYDPTIKDGKCTVGIDPPKSNWALPLDAPPYVAYGVTTGITFTFGGVRVNTKAEVLNTENAVIPGLFAAGELVGGVYYFNYPGGAGLTLGAVYGRLAGASAARRAAKLRAG
- a CDS encoding cation:proton antiporter — its product is MSLDPSLSVAVVLIAAGVLALEFRISGAVTEIFAGMLLGFFVQGLIAVEWFNFLAHFGILALMFMAGFEVDVNRIRATWKASVGIGMASLLVPVAGLFAVCHYLLSLPPKVSLLMGVGLSTTSLALTYQSLKDRNLLGQQSGATLMGAASVVDVLSMVLLAATLGNVGWGTAVFLAFVIPTLIGLPRLSRWVLRRYRGNAVEFEMRFLLMVLLGLGFLSGHAGIHPAIVAFTVGLVLGELAVDHEELEVKLRGIVFSLLAPIFFLHAGAQMNLRVIDLKVAGVAALLFAVVYGLKYLAARVATRLLTSLNGHFAGVLLNYQLTFGIIAASVGLQEGFLDQKLYSVILMGVVASIVLSMYLLQEVQAEVDR
- a CDS encoding glucose 1-dehydrogenase, with amino-acid sequence MPHPLFDLSGRKALVTGAGRGIGRTLAVGLAQAGADVALADIDLSQAGEAKAQIEALGRRCALIRADVTDMASAERMVAEAADALGGLTILVNNAGTNVRKTLDEVTEADWDKVLDLNLKSYFFITRRAGQEMRKAGGGKVINLASLMGWSVFRSPRGQTYGPYASSKGGVISLTRSFAVEWGKANIQVNAICPTFIETPLTQVLKEDKAVYDAICLRTPMGRFGRMEELVGPCIFLASAASDLVTGISLLVDGGWHAG
- a CDS encoding ATP-grasp domain-containing protein translates to MKRALLLMTTATYRAKAFLEAARAAGVRVAVGTDRPDVLGDLNPGGSLTLDFLKPEREAGAIAAFAERYPLDAIVPVDEDTTILGALAAERLGLPYHPPGAARAARSKYQLRQVLSEEGIPAPGFRLLAAEEDPARLARTVRYPCVLKPTFLSASRGVIRANDEREFEAAFRRVAAILREPGTAGRGGAEAGMILAEDYIPGIEVALEGLMIRGELHALALFDKPDPMEGPFFEETIYVTPSRLPRAKQEEIARQAGRAARALGLREGPVHAEFRLNEGGVWPLDIAGRSIGGRCSEALSFGDGLPLETLILCQALGVAPPSLEREGEASGVMMIPIPAAGVLRGVEGKEEALAVPGVRGVEIAIHAGGRVVPLPEGEKYLGFIFAKGKTPEEAEAALRRAHARLKFRIDPEDKEPEAET
- a CDS encoding NifU family protein; the protein is MKITEKAASKVKEIMEAHGSGFAGILVTFEGGYKLDLVKEEDAANFARIDSPLVGVYSTPEHLARAEAALIDYIEEGPSSGFKVTRERKEGDNLLATQIQEIIDTEINPAVAMHGGHITVLDVEDKKVFVQMGGGCAGCGMADVTLKSGVQARLQQLDPDIEVVDTTDHASGANPYYAPSKK